Genomic segment of Streptomyces sp. NA02950:
CGCTTGGCGGAGGCGATGTCGGCCGCGGTCACCTCGGTGATGCCCTCACGGTGCACGTCGTCGAGGGTGACCCGGGTGTGGAAGGCGATCCCGGCGAGGATCGCGGCCTTGGCCGCGGCGTCGAACCCCTCGACGTCGGCGGTCGGGTCGGCCTCCGCGTAGCCGAGCGCGGTGGCCTCGTCCAGCGCCTCGCTGTAGCCCGCGCCGCTGCCGTCCATCCGGTCGAGGATGAAGTTGGTGGTGCCGTTGACGATGCCGAGGACCCGGTTGACCTTGTCGCCCGCCAGCGATTCGCGCAGCGGCCGCACCAGCGGGATCGCGCCCGCGACCGCCGCCTCGTAGTACAGGTCCGCGCCGCGCTCCTGGGCCGCGGCGTGCAGGGCCGCGCCGTCCTGGGAGACCAGCGCCTTGTTGGCGGAGACCACGCTCGCGCCGTGCTCGAACGCGGTGGTGATGAGGGACCGGGCGGGCTCGATCCCGCCGATCACCTCGACCACCACATCGATGTCCCCGCGTTTGACCAGGGCGGTGGCGTCGGTGGTCACCAGGTGCTCCGGCACCCCCTCACGGACCCGGTTGGGGCGGCGCACGGCCACCCCTGCCAGCTCCACCGGAGCCCCGATGCGCGCCGTCAGGTCGTCCGCGTGCGTCGTCATGATGCGCGCCACCTCTGAGCCCACTACCCCACAGCCCAGCAGCGCCACTTTCAGCGGACGCGTACGCATCATCCGACCTCGTCTCTCATCCATCGTTTGGTGCACCAGTCTCAGGCACTGGACGGAAATTCCTATCCCGGGTCCAGTATCCGAGATTTATTTCTCGCTAGCCGACATCGAGCCGCAGGAGATCTTCCTCGGTCTCCCGCCGGACGATTTCCCGCGCCTGTCCGTCGCGTACGGCGACGACCGGCGGACGCAGCGCGTGGTTGTAGTTGCTCGCCATCGAGCGGCAGTAGGCGCCGGTGGCGGGGACGGCGATCAGGTCGCCGGGCGCCAGATCGGCGGGCAGAAAAGCGTCCCGGACCACGATGTCACCGGATTCGCAGTGCTTGCCGACGACGCGGGAGAGCATCGGCTCGGCGGTGGAGGTGCGGGAGACCAGCGCCACCGAGTACTCGGCGTCGTAGAGCGCGGTACGGATGTTGTCGGACATCCCGCCGTCGACGCTCACATACGTCCGCAGGCCCGGCAGCTCCTTGACCGTTCCCACCTCGTACAGCGTGAACGCGGTCGGCCCGACGATCGCCCGCCCCGGCTCGACCGACAGCCGCGGCACCGCGAGCCCCGCCCCCTTGCACTCGCGGTGCACGATCTCGCGCAGCGCCGCGGCGATCTCGTGCGGCTCGCTGGGATCGTCGTCCGCGGTGTACGCGATGCCGAGGCCGCCGCCGAGGTCGATCTCCGGCAGCTCCACCCCGTGCTCGTCGCGGACCTCCTTCAGCAGCCCGACCACGCGGTGGGCGGCCACCTCGAACCCGGAGGTGTCGAAGATCTGCGAGCCGATGTGCGAGTGGATGCCGATGAGCTCCACCCCGTCCAGCTTCAGCGCCCGCCGCACCGCCTCGGCGGCCAGCCCGCCCGCCAGCGGAATGCCGAACTTCTGGTCCTCGTGCGCGGTCGCGATGAACTCATGGGTGTGCGCCTCGACGCCCACGGTGACCCGGATCTGCACCCGCTGGCGCCTGCCGAGCCGCTGGGCGATGTGCGCCACCCGCACGATCTCCTGGAAGGAGTCGAGCACGATCCGCCCGACCCCGGCCTCGACCGCGCGGGTGATCTCCCGCGTCGACTTGTTGTTCCCGTGCAGCGCGATCCGCTCCGCGGGCATCCCGGCGGCCAGCGCGGTGGCCAGCTCCCCCTCGGAGCACACGTCGAGGTTGAGCCCCTCCTCGTGCAGCCAGCGCACCACGGCCCGGGAGAGGAACGCCTTCCCCGCGTAGAACACGTCGGCCTCGTCCCCGAACGCCTCCCGCCAGGCCCGGCACCGGGCCCGGAAGTCCTCCTCGTCCAGGAAGTAGCCGGGCGTCCCGAACTCCTCGGCCAGCCGCGTCACGTCGATCCCGCCCACGGTGGCGACACCGTCGGCGTTCCGGGCGACGGTACGGGACCACACGCGCGGGTCGAGCTGGTTGAGGTCGGCGGGCGGCGCGCTGTAGTGCCCCTCGGGAAGGACATCGGCGTGGCGGGGGCCGGCGGGGTGGGCGGAACGGCTCATGGTGTCTCTCTCGCAGGTGTCACAGATGTTCTGGAGCGGTCATGCCGAGCAGGTGGAGGCCGTTGGCGAGCACCGTGCCGGCGGCCTCGGCGAGGGCCGTCCGCGA
This window contains:
- the lysA gene encoding diaminopimelate decarboxylase, whose product is MSRSAHPAGPRHADVLPEGHYSAPPADLNQLDPRVWSRTVARNADGVATVGGIDVTRLAEEFGTPGYFLDEEDFRARCRAWREAFGDEADVFYAGKAFLSRAVVRWLHEEGLNLDVCSEGELATALAAGMPAERIALHGNNKSTREITRAVEAGVGRIVLDSFQEIVRVAHIAQRLGRRQRVQIRVTVGVEAHTHEFIATAHEDQKFGIPLAGGLAAEAVRRALKLDGVELIGIHSHIGSQIFDTSGFEVAAHRVVGLLKEVRDEHGVELPEIDLGGGLGIAYTADDDPSEPHEIAAALREIVHRECKGAGLAVPRLSVEPGRAIVGPTAFTLYEVGTVKELPGLRTYVSVDGGMSDNIRTALYDAEYSVALVSRTSTAEPMLSRVVGKHCESGDIVVRDAFLPADLAPGDLIAVPATGAYCRSMASNYNHALRPPVVAVRDGQAREIVRRETEEDLLRLDVG
- a CDS encoding homoserine dehydrogenase; this encodes MMRTRPLKVALLGCGVVGSEVARIMTTHADDLTARIGAPVELAGVAVRRPNRVREGVPEHLVTTDATALVKRGDIDVVVEVIGGIEPARSLITTAFEHGASVVSANKALVSQDGAALHAAAQERGADLYYEAAVAGAIPLVRPLRESLAGDKVNRVLGIVNGTTNFILDRMDGSGAGYSEALDEATALGYAEADPTADVEGFDAAAKAAILAGIAFHTRVTLDDVHREGITEVTAADIASAKRMGCTVKLLAICERAADGRSVTARVHPAMIPLAHPLASVREAYNAVFVEAEAAGQLMFYGPGAGGSPTASAVLGDLVAACRNKLAGAAGPGESAYSRLPVSPMGDVVTRYHISLDVADKPGVLAQVATVFAEHGVSIDTVRQQGKDGEASLVVVTHRASDAALSATVETLRSLDTVRDVASIMRVEGE